CATGCCTAAACCACGTGCCATATACCAGGCGGGGCCACCGCGAAACTGACCGTGGCGATCGCGTTCTTTGTAGAGTTGTGCGAGGGCACATTCAGCAAATGAGGTCGCCATCCCAATGATGGCGGCGATCCACATCCAGAACACCGCACCTGGTCCACCTGCGGTAATGGCCAGCGCCACACCCGCCAGGTTACCACTACCGATACGGGCGGCAAGGCCGGTGCAGAGTGACTGAAAAGAGGTTAATCCTCCCGGCTGCGGGTTAATGCTGTTTTTCAGACTTCTGCCAACCTGGCGGATATAGCGAAACTGGACGAAGCCTGTGCGCCAGGTAAACCAACACCCTGCTCCGAAGAGCAGGTAGATCATTACCGATCCCCAGAGCACATCATTAATGAACGTGAAAAAATCAGGCATTAACATCCCTCTTGTTGCTGCCGGTACGCTGTAACAACCCTGTGTAAGCGTTACCAATTGTCGAATAGTATATACGCTGCCGGACAATTGATAGCGGCCGAGTAGTATACATGAGGTTGTGTACCGGAATGGCGCGTCACATCAAGCCCGGACCAGAAATTGTCCGCAGATGCCCTCATGGGGATAAGCGCATTGTCTGCGGTTGCGCTGTCACAACGTCGTGTTATCATCAGGGCAGACCGGTTACATCCCCCTAACAAGCTGTTTAAAGAGAAACACTATCATGACGGACAAATTGACCTCCCTTCGTCAGTTCACCACCGTGGTGGCCGACACCGGAGACATCGCGGCAATGAAGCTGTATCAGCCGCAGGATGCCACAACCAACCCTTCTCTCATTCTTAACGCAGCGCAGATCCCGGAATACCGTAAGCTGATTGATGACGCCGTGACGTGGGCTAAGCAGCAGAGCAATGACCGCGCGCAGCAGATTGTTGACGCTACCGACAAACTGGCCGTAAACATCGGTCTGGAGATCCTGAAACTGGTCCCGGGTCGTATCTCCACGGAAGTGGATGCTCGCCTGTCTTATGACACCGATGCCTCTATCGCCAAAGCGAAACGCATCATCAAGCTGTATAACGACGCAGGCATCAGTAACGATCGCATTCTGATCAAACTGGCTTCAACCTGGCAGGGCATCCGCGCTGCTGAGCAGCTGGAAAAAGAAGGCATCAACTGTAACCTGACGCTGCTGTTCTCCTTTGCGCAGGCGCGAGCTTGTGCTGAAGCGGGCGTATTCCTGATCTCTCCGTTCGTGGGCCGTATTCTTGACTGGTATAAATCCAATACCGACAAGAAAGAGTATGCGCCGGCGGAAGATCCGGGCGTGGTTTCTGTAACGGAGATCTACGAATACTACAAACAGCACGGCTACGAGACCGTTGTGATGGGCGCAAGCTTCCGTAACATCGGTGAAATTCTTGAGCTGGCTGGCTGCGATCGCCTGACCATCGCACCGGCGCTGCTGAAAGAGCTGGCGGAAAGCGAAGGGGCTATCGAGCGTAAACTGTCCTTCTCTGGCGAAGTGAAAGCGCGTCCGGA
The sequence above is drawn from the Citrobacter amalonaticus genome and encodes:
- the tal gene encoding transaldolase is translated as MTDKLTSLRQFTTVVADTGDIAAMKLYQPQDATTNPSLILNAAQIPEYRKLIDDAVTWAKQQSNDRAQQIVDATDKLAVNIGLEILKLVPGRISTEVDARLSYDTDASIAKAKRIIKLYNDAGISNDRILIKLASTWQGIRAAEQLEKEGINCNLTLLFSFAQARACAEAGVFLISPFVGRILDWYKSNTDKKEYAPAEDPGVVSVTEIYEYYKQHGYETVVMGASFRNIGEILELAGCDRLTIAPALLKELAESEGAIERKLSFSGEVKARPERITESEFLWQHNQDPMAVDKLADGIRKFAVDQEKLEKMIGDLL